The following are encoded together in the Gilvimarinus sp. DA14 genome:
- the queG gene encoding tRNA epoxyqueuosine(34) reductase QueG, with amino-acid sequence MSSFDFHQLARDIKRWGRELGFQQVGITDVELSEQEQKLKQWLAKGYHGEMLWLGEHGNKRSRPTELVPGTARVISVRMDYLPGDTAQIKVLKDADKAYVSRYALGRDYHKLIRKRLAALAKQIEAVLPEEFKPKGERQMRPFVDSAPVMERPLADKAGLGWTGKHTLILNDSAGSWFFLGELFTYLPLPIDKSEQPNRCGECTACLKVCPTDAFPEPYTLDARRCISYLTIELKGAIPEEFREPIGNRVFGCDDCQAICPWNKYAKPTCETDFLPRHGLDNSDLLTLFKWSEAEFLKNTEGSAIRRVGYERWLRNLAIGLGNAPSRPDIIDALQQRLGQHGELVDEHIEWALAQQAHPNRRRKRKIKHREANTR; translated from the coding sequence TTGAGCAGCTTTGATTTTCATCAACTGGCCCGCGATATTAAACGCTGGGGCCGAGAGCTGGGTTTTCAGCAGGTGGGAATAACCGACGTAGAGCTATCTGAACAAGAACAAAAGCTTAAGCAATGGCTGGCAAAAGGCTATCACGGAGAGATGCTGTGGCTAGGCGAACACGGCAACAAGCGCTCGCGCCCCACAGAACTAGTGCCCGGCACCGCGCGAGTGATTTCGGTGCGAATGGATTATTTGCCCGGCGACACAGCGCAAATTAAAGTGCTCAAAGACGCCGACAAAGCTTATGTGTCACGCTACGCCCTGGGGCGCGATTACCACAAACTTATCCGCAAACGCCTGGCGGCACTTGCCAAACAGATCGAGGCAGTCCTGCCAGAGGAGTTCAAACCCAAAGGCGAGCGACAAATGCGCCCCTTTGTGGACAGCGCCCCGGTAATGGAGCGCCCGCTGGCGGACAAGGCAGGCCTGGGCTGGACTGGCAAGCATACGTTGATTCTTAACGACAGCGCTGGCAGCTGGTTTTTTTTGGGCGAGCTGTTCACCTACTTACCTCTGCCGATCGATAAAAGCGAGCAACCCAACCGCTGCGGTGAATGTACGGCCTGTTTAAAGGTGTGCCCCACTGACGCATTCCCAGAACCCTACACCCTGGATGCGCGGCGCTGCATCTCCTACCTGACCATTGAACTCAAAGGCGCCATCCCCGAGGAGTTTCGCGAGCCCATAGGCAATCGGGTGTTCGGCTGCGACGACTGCCAGGCGATCTGTCCCTGGAATAAATACGCCAAACCCACCTGCGAGACAGATTTTTTACCTCGCCACGGGCTGGACAACAGCGACTTGCTAACCCTTTTTAAGTGGAGCGAGGCGGAATTTCTCAAGAACACCGAGGGCTCGGCCATCCGGCGGGTTGGTTATGAGCGCTGGCTGCGCAACCTGGCAATAGGCCTAGGCAATGCCCCCAGCCGACCGGATATTATCGATGCCCTGCAACAGCGCCTGGGCCAACACGGCGAGCTGGTGGACGAACATATTGAGTGGGCCCTGGCGCAGCAGGCGCACCCCAACAGACGCCGCAAGCGCAAGATTAAGCACCGCGAAGCTAACACTCGTTAG
- a CDS encoding alpha/beta hydrolase, whose product MSSSSVSSLPVTPPEEPDLTVEQISWGDGNSQFGNLYLPQKTERTFLPVVVMIHGGCWSEPYGLVLQDALSRALAARGLAVWNIEYRRLGGGGEWPALFDDVANAIDYVPQLALKYPLDTSKVVSMGHSAGGHLALWLASRRNIDAGSPLFRSNPQLLAGAISLAGVADLEANACGDNAQRLIDAQALTPTTLQYRLSNTSPIKMLPTGIPTVLFSGTRDGIVVSSISEAYVEAATKAGDTSEHLLITGADHFDLIDPLFMDVTLLADIVESMVE is encoded by the coding sequence ATGTCCTCGTCGTCGGTCTCGTCGTTGCCAGTCACCCCGCCAGAGGAGCCTGATCTGACGGTTGAGCAAATCTCTTGGGGGGATGGAAACTCCCAGTTTGGCAATCTGTATTTACCGCAAAAAACTGAGCGTACATTCTTGCCGGTCGTAGTGATGATTCATGGCGGTTGCTGGAGTGAGCCCTATGGACTGGTGTTACAGGATGCATTATCCCGCGCTTTAGCGGCGCGTGGTTTAGCCGTGTGGAATATCGAGTATCGCCGGTTGGGCGGCGGTGGCGAATGGCCCGCGCTGTTTGATGATGTCGCCAATGCCATAGACTATGTACCGCAGCTTGCTCTCAAGTATCCGTTAGATACCTCCAAGGTGGTGAGTATGGGGCATAGCGCCGGTGGGCACTTGGCCCTTTGGCTCGCCAGCCGCCGAAATATCGATGCCGGCAGTCCCCTTTTCCGTTCAAATCCTCAGCTTTTAGCGGGAGCAATCAGCCTCGCGGGTGTGGCCGATCTGGAGGCGAACGCCTGTGGCGACAATGCCCAGCGATTAATAGATGCGCAAGCGCTTACTCCCACTACCTTGCAGTACCGATTGAGCAACACATCGCCCATAAAGATGTTGCCGACAGGCATTCCCACGGTGTTGTTTAGTGGCACACGTGACGGCATTGTGGTCTCGTCTATTTCTGAGGCGTACGTAGAAGCCGCAACAAAAGCTGGCGATACCAGTGAGCATTTGCTGATAACTGGTGCGGATCATTTTGATCTGATTGATCCACTTTTTATGGATGTTACCCTGCTGGCGGATATCGTGGAATCTATGGTTGAGTAA
- a CDS encoding alpha/beta hydrolase, whose translation MKTRLLSLPLLLLGLFTGHLASVAQAKGFIIPDSSTHTITSDTLGRTYDIYVKVPKEYHSVYAAQKRYPVIYLNDGPYTFQVASGVTHLPMNIGKLEKAIVVGLSFAEGENGMDSRVRDLTPTEDKGWTRYQTGGAPEYLTFLEKEVIPYVEKHYRADSSNRTLAGQSLGGSFGAWVLLTRPDLFNNYILTSGSYWYHDRVIFAMEERYAEQHNDLKARVYFAVGEHEDLEHRNTRNDMVGDQQALVAKLRSRGYPSLVIKDDIISEGLHETTFPIGFTRGVRWLFDKPQESHKP comes from the coding sequence TTGAAAACACGACTGCTATCGCTGCCCTTACTTCTTCTTGGACTCTTTACGGGACATTTGGCCAGCGTCGCCCAAGCCAAGGGCTTTATTATCCCAGACTCGTCGACGCACACAATTACCTCGGACACCCTGGGAAGAACCTACGACATTTACGTTAAAGTGCCGAAGGAGTATCACTCCGTCTACGCAGCCCAAAAGCGCTATCCCGTTATCTACTTAAACGATGGTCCCTATACGTTTCAAGTCGCATCGGGGGTGACGCACCTACCGATGAATATTGGCAAGCTGGAAAAAGCCATTGTGGTCGGCCTGTCTTTTGCGGAGGGAGAAAACGGCATGGATAGCCGAGTGCGCGACTTAACGCCGACGGAGGATAAAGGCTGGACTCGCTACCAGACAGGGGGTGCACCCGAGTATTTAACGTTTCTGGAAAAAGAAGTAATCCCCTATGTGGAAAAACATTATCGAGCCGATAGCAGCAACCGAACCTTAGCGGGGCAATCATTGGGCGGATCTTTTGGCGCCTGGGTTCTGTTAACGCGCCCCGATTTATTTAATAACTACATCCTGACCAGTGGTTCTTACTGGTATCACGACCGCGTTATATTTGCCATGGAAGAGCGCTATGCCGAGCAGCACAACGACCTAAAAGCGCGTGTTTATTTTGCAGTCGGCGAACATGAAGATTTGGAACACCGCAACACGCGCAACGATATGGTCGGCGACCAGCAAGCGCTGGTGGCCAAGCTTCGCTCTCGCGGCTACCCAAGCCTTGTGATCAAGGATGACATTATTAGCGAGGGGCTGCACGAAACCACCTTCCCGATTGGCTTTACTCGGGGTGTACGTTGGCTTTTCGATAAACCACAGGAGTCGCACAAGCCTTAA
- a CDS encoding zinc ribbon domain-containing protein YjdM, which yields MSFPPCPQCNSEFVYQDQALLVCPECGHEWSANAESESEEENFVRDANGNKLLEGDNATLAKDLKVKGTSDVLKVGTKITIKRIVDGDHNIDCKLAKGGDMMLKSEFVKKA from the coding sequence ATGTCTTTCCCGCCCTGTCCTCAGTGCAACTCCGAATTTGTCTACCAAGATCAAGCCCTATTGGTTTGCCCCGAATGCGGCCACGAGTGGTCCGCCAATGCCGAAAGTGAATCTGAAGAAGAAAACTTTGTGCGCGACGCTAACGGCAATAAATTATTAGAGGGCGACAATGCCACTCTGGCAAAAGACCTGAAAGTGAAAGGTACGTCGGACGTGCTAAAAGTCGGAACCAAAATTACCATTAAGCGCATTGTCGATGGCGACCACAACATCGACTGCAAGCTCGCCAAAGGCGGCGATATGATGCTTAAAAGTGAGTTTGTGAAGAAAGCCTAG
- the gnd gene encoding decarboxylating NADP(+)-dependent phosphogluconate dehydrogenase, with translation MKTLSDIGLVGLAVMGENLILNMESKGFTVTAYNRSVEKVTNFIEGRAKGKNIRGAESIEELVNSLEKPRKIMLMVKAGAPVDAFIEQLIPHLDKGDIIIDGGNTHFPDTNRRVEYLREKGIHFIGAGVSGGEEGALIGPSIMPGGAPEAWEYVKPIFQGIAAKVEDGSPCCDWVGENGAGHFVKMVHNGIEYGDMQLLCEAYQIMKELLGMSADEIHKVFADWNNTELDSYLVEISRDIMAFKDEDGEPLVEKILDTAGQKGTGKWTGVVALDFGVPLTLIAESVFARCISALKDERVEASKVLSGPAKSFTGDKEAFIEDLRQAVLAAKIVSYAQGYTLMREAAKEFGWNLNYGGIALMWRGGCIIRSAFLGDIKAAFDKNPDLNNLLLDDYFKEVVVNSQQGWRNVAATAITNGVPVPCLTAALNYFDGYRTERLPANLLQAQRDYFGAHTYERLDKPRGEFFHTNWTGRGGDTASTTYDV, from the coding sequence ATGAAAACACTGTCTGATATCGGTTTGGTCGGTCTCGCCGTTATGGGTGAGAACCTTATCCTCAACATGGAAAGCAAAGGCTTCACAGTAACGGCGTATAACCGCTCTGTGGAAAAGGTCACCAACTTTATTGAGGGCCGCGCGAAAGGTAAAAACATTCGCGGCGCCGAGTCGATTGAAGAGCTGGTGAACTCGCTGGAAAAACCTCGCAAAATTATGCTGATGGTTAAAGCCGGTGCCCCGGTTGATGCTTTTATCGAGCAGCTGATTCCGCACCTGGACAAAGGCGACATCATCATCGACGGTGGTAACACCCACTTCCCCGACACCAACCGCCGCGTAGAGTACCTGCGCGAGAAAGGCATTCACTTTATCGGTGCCGGTGTATCCGGTGGTGAAGAAGGCGCCCTGATCGGCCCATCTATTATGCCCGGCGGCGCCCCCGAAGCCTGGGAATACGTTAAGCCTATTTTCCAAGGCATTGCGGCAAAAGTTGAAGACGGCTCGCCCTGCTGTGACTGGGTAGGCGAAAACGGCGCCGGCCACTTTGTAAAAATGGTGCACAACGGCATCGAGTACGGCGACATGCAGCTTTTGTGTGAAGCCTACCAGATCATGAAAGAACTGCTGGGCATGAGCGCCGACGAAATCCACAAGGTCTTCGCCGACTGGAACAACACCGAGCTGGACTCCTACCTGGTAGAAATCAGCCGCGACATCATGGCGTTTAAAGACGAAGACGGCGAGCCGCTGGTTGAGAAAATCCTGGATACCGCCGGACAAAAAGGTACCGGCAAGTGGACCGGCGTAGTCGCCCTGGACTTTGGCGTACCCCTGACGCTGATCGCTGAATCGGTATTTGCGCGCTGCATCTCGGCGCTGAAAGACGAGCGTGTAGAGGCCTCCAAAGTGCTGAGCGGCCCGGCGAAAAGCTTCACCGGCGACAAAGAAGCCTTTATTGAAGATCTGCGTCAAGCGGTACTGGCCGCCAAAATCGTTTCTTACGCCCAGGGCTATACCCTAATGCGCGAAGCGGCAAAAGAGTTTGGCTGGAACCTGAACTACGGCGGCATCGCCCTGATGTGGCGCGGCGGCTGCATTATCCGCTCAGCCTTCTTGGGTGACATTAAAGCGGCCTTCGATAAAAACCCAGACCTGAACAACCTGCTGCTGGACGACTACTTCAAAGAAGTTGTGGTTAATTCACAGCAAGGCTGGCGCAATGTTGCAGCCACTGCCATCACCAACGGTGTACCAGTGCCCTGCTTAACCGCCGCCCTTAACTACTTTGACGGCTACCGCACCGAGCGTTTGCCCGCCAACCTGCTGCAGGCGCAGCGCGACTACTTCGGCGCCCACACTTACGAGCGCTTAGACAAACCACGCGGTGAGTTCTTCCACACCAACTGGACCGGTCGGGGTGGGGATACGGCGTCTACGACCTACGATGTCTGA
- a CDS encoding DUF3622 domain-containing protein: MATGKKFDYRVSESNGNWSAEITRRASARNTVTTKAQDGFASEAEAVQWAENELKTIIENVRARQDAKR; encoded by the coding sequence ATGGCAACAGGCAAAAAGTTTGACTACCGCGTCAGCGAGTCCAATGGTAACTGGAGCGCGGAGATTACCCGCCGCGCCAGCGCCCGCAACACCGTCACCACCAAAGCCCAAGATGGGTTTGCCAGCGAAGCCGAGGCCGTGCAATGGGCCGAGAATGAACTGAAAACCATCATAGAGAATGTGCGCGCCCGCCAGGACGCTAAGCGGTGA
- a CDS encoding NAD(P)H-hydrate dehydratase — translation MTATRLYTAAQVRALDNAFIATGVPATQLMKRAGRAAFEAILARWPEPEELTIYCGSGNNGGDGFVVAALAAAQRIPVNVVLVGDVEKLSDAARAAYEYARQEGVIMMPPGPAPSTGVIVDALLGTGISGEVRPEYRQVIEQINASNLPVVALDIPSGLSADTGAECGVAVKAQLTVSFIGLKRGLLTGRGPALIGELLFESLGAPEAIYQQAESQVLVPEYSELRALLGEREADAHKGSFGHVMVIGGDTGRGGAALMAAEAAARSGAGLVSLATRPEHVSAALARRPEVMTCGVISGQELEPWLDRPSVLVVGPGLGDSPWSEQMLQQALATDLPLVLDADALNLIAGGNLWPAGKTRTNWILTPHPGEASRLLQSDTAAVQSDRFAAVEALQQNYGGAVVLKGAGSLIAAADAPVQLITAGNPGMASGGMGDVLSGILGALLAQGMEVADAAALGVSLHAHCADLAAEDRGQISLLATDLFDYLGALLGD, via the coding sequence ATGACTGCCACCCGTTTGTACACCGCCGCGCAGGTGCGTGCCCTCGACAATGCTTTTATCGCCACCGGGGTGCCCGCTACGCAGCTGATGAAGCGCGCCGGTCGCGCCGCCTTTGAGGCAATTCTGGCGCGCTGGCCCGAGCCCGAGGAGCTGACTATTTACTGCGGCAGCGGTAACAACGGTGGTGACGGTTTTGTGGTGGCAGCCTTAGCCGCGGCGCAGCGCATACCAGTGAATGTAGTGTTGGTGGGGGACGTAGAAAAGCTTAGCGATGCAGCCCGCGCCGCCTACGAGTATGCTCGGCAGGAGGGCGTAATTATGATGCCGCCCGGCCCAGCGCCCAGCACCGGTGTGATTGTCGATGCGCTGCTGGGTACAGGCATCAGCGGTGAGGTGCGACCCGAGTACCGCCAGGTGATAGAGCAGATTAATGCCAGTAACCTGCCTGTTGTGGCTCTGGATATCCCCTCCGGCCTCAGCGCTGATACCGGCGCCGAATGCGGCGTGGCGGTTAAGGCGCAGTTGACGGTGAGCTTTATCGGTCTGAAGCGCGGCCTGCTTACCGGCCGCGGTCCGGCCCTGATTGGCGAGCTTTTGTTTGAAAGTTTGGGCGCGCCGGAGGCGATCTACCAGCAGGCTGAATCTCAGGTGTTGGTGCCCGAGTACTCTGAGCTGCGGGCCCTGTTGGGTGAGCGCGAGGCCGATGCCCACAAGGGAAGTTTCGGCCATGTGATGGTGATTGGGGGTGATACTGGTCGTGGCGGTGCAGCTTTAATGGCGGCCGAGGCGGCGGCGCGCTCGGGTGCTGGGCTGGTGAGCCTGGCAACCCGGCCTGAGCATGTCTCTGCGGCTCTGGCACGCCGCCCCGAGGTGATGACCTGCGGTGTTATTTCGGGGCAGGAGTTAGAGCCCTGGCTGGATCGCCCCAGCGTTTTAGTGGTTGGGCCCGGTTTGGGGGATTCGCCCTGGTCCGAGCAAATGCTGCAACAGGCGTTGGCGACGGATTTACCTTTGGTGCTGGATGCCGATGCCTTAAATTTGATTGCTGGGGGTAACCTCTGGCCCGCTGGAAAAACTCGCACAAACTGGATTTTAACGCCTCATCCAGGTGAGGCCTCGCGCTTATTGCAATCAGATACCGCCGCGGTTCAATCGGATCGTTTCGCCGCAGTTGAGGCGCTGCAACAAAACTACGGTGGTGCGGTGGTTCTCAAAGGTGCTGGCTCGTTGATTGCGGCGGCTGACGCTCCGGTGCAGCTTATCACCGCCGGTAACCCTGGGATGGCCAGTGGCGGTATGGGCGATGTGCTCAGCGGTATTCTCGGGGCGCTGCTAGCGCAGGGTATGGAGGTTGCCGATGCCGCGGCCCTGGGCGTGAGTTTGCACGCGCACTGCGCCGATTTGGCCGCGGAAGATCGCGGTCAAATCAGTCTTCTCGCGACCGATTTGTTCGATTATCTGGGGGCCTTGCTGGGTGACTGA
- the tsaE gene encoding tRNA (adenosine(37)-N6)-threonylcarbamoyltransferase complex ATPase subunit type 1 TsaE: MTEWSEFLPDEAATVAAGELIGGAMAQVKGLITVHLQGDLGAGKTTLTRGVLRHFGHSGAVKSPTYTLVEVYQLPERDLYHFDLYRLGEPEELEYMGIRDYFATDSISLIEWPSRGEGVLPAPDVIATLKVQDGGRIVKLEASSDRGAALIARLPEHP; encoded by the coding sequence GTGACTGAGTGGTCAGAGTTTCTTCCCGATGAAGCCGCCACCGTTGCGGCGGGTGAGCTTATTGGTGGCGCCATGGCGCAAGTGAAAGGGCTGATTACGGTGCATTTGCAGGGCGACCTGGGAGCCGGTAAAACCACTTTAACTCGCGGTGTGTTGCGGCATTTTGGACATTCAGGCGCGGTTAAGAGCCCCACTTATACGCTAGTAGAGGTGTATCAGCTGCCCGAGCGCGATCTCTACCATTTTGATCTGTATCGCTTGGGTGAGCCGGAAGAGTTGGAATACATGGGGATTCGCGATTACTTCGCTACAGACAGCATTAGCTTGATTGAGTGGCCCAGCCGAGGTGAAGGTGTGTTGCCCGCGCCCGATGTGATTGCCACCCTTAAGGTGCAAGATGGCGGGCGAATTGTTAAGCTAGAGGCCAGTTCTGATCGAGGCGCGGCGCTGATTGCGCGCTTGCCCGAGCATCCATAG
- a CDS encoding N-acetylmuramoyl-L-alanine amidase, with amino-acid sequence MAPVRVKACITFMLFGVLMLAGLARAATEVEGVRLWRAPDHTRLVFDLSAPVSHDLFTLDGPDRVVIDVSNTRFKADFASLNLNETPIKSIRHAPRNGSDLRVVLDLSVKVKPNSFFLERQAGAGDRLVVDLKDLVPSKKGPPPVSVPEVETSKRDIIIAIDAGHGGEDPGALGPNGLREKDVVMAISKALVDKLNAEPGYTAKLVRTGDYYVPLRERRNIARRMQADLFMSIHADAFTKPSARGASVFALSRSGATSEMARFLAQRENESDLIGGVGSVSLEDKDEVLAGVLVDLSMTATLGASLQVGDYVLKSMGQMAHLHKHQVEQAGFAVLKSPDVPSILVETGFISNPTEAKNLGSRNYRNKLANQLVAGVKQYFYQYPPAGSYIAWQKQNGGGETEYTIGSGDTLSEIAKRFNISVSRLQQHNGLDNHVIQVGQVLRIPTS; translated from the coding sequence ATGGCCCCAGTCAGAGTAAAAGCCTGCATTACCTTTATGTTGTTCGGCGTGTTAATGCTGGCTGGCCTGGCTCGCGCTGCCACCGAAGTCGAAGGGGTTAGGCTGTGGCGCGCCCCAGATCACACCCGCCTGGTGTTCGATTTATCCGCTCCGGTTTCACACGACCTGTTCACGCTCGATGGCCCGGATCGGGTTGTTATTGATGTCAGCAATACCCGCTTCAAGGCCGACTTTGCATCACTTAATTTAAACGAGACACCGATCAAATCGATTCGCCATGCCCCACGCAATGGTTCTGATTTGCGCGTGGTATTGGATTTGTCCGTCAAGGTAAAGCCCAATAGCTTTTTTCTCGAGCGTCAGGCCGGCGCCGGTGACCGCCTGGTGGTGGATTTAAAAGACCTGGTGCCCAGCAAGAAGGGGCCGCCACCGGTTAGCGTACCCGAAGTGGAGACTAGTAAGCGGGATATTATTATCGCAATAGACGCCGGTCACGGTGGTGAGGATCCGGGTGCGTTGGGCCCCAACGGGTTGCGCGAAAAAGACGTGGTTATGGCAATTTCTAAAGCGCTGGTGGATAAACTCAATGCCGAGCCCGGCTATACCGCCAAACTGGTGCGCACCGGCGACTACTATGTGCCTCTGCGCGAGCGGCGCAACATCGCGCGGCGAATGCAGGCGGATTTGTTTATGTCCATTCACGCCGATGCGTTTACTAAACCCTCCGCACGCGGCGCTTCGGTATTTGCACTGTCACGCTCCGGCGCTACCAGTGAGATGGCCCGCTTTCTCGCGCAGCGGGAAAATGAGTCTGATTTAATCGGCGGAGTGGGCAGTGTCAGCCTGGAAGATAAAGACGAAGTGCTCGCCGGCGTGTTAGTGGACTTGTCCATGACAGCCACCTTAGGCGCCAGCTTGCAGGTAGGCGACTATGTGCTCAAATCCATGGGGCAGATGGCACACCTTCACAAGCATCAGGTAGAACAGGCGGGTTTTGCGGTTTTAAAATCGCCGGATGTACCGTCCATTTTGGTGGAGACCGGGTTTATCTCTAACCCCACCGAGGCGAAAAACCTCGGCAGTCGTAACTATCGCAATAAGCTCGCCAATCAGTTGGTGGCCGGGGTCAAACAGTATTTTTATCAGTACCCGCCCGCGGGCAGTTATATCGCCTGGCAAAAGCAAAATGGCGGCGGTGAGACGGAATACACCATCGGCAGTGGTGATACCTTGAGCGAGATCGCCAAGCGTTTTAACATCAGCGTCAGTCGCTTGCAGCAGCACAATGGTTTGGATAATCACGTGATTCAAGTCGGTCAGGTGCTGCGAATACCAACCTCCTAA
- the mutL gene encoding DNA mismatch repair endonuclease MutL translates to MSKIKLLSPRLANQIAAGEVVERPSSVIKELLENSLDAGATRLDVEVEDGGVKLMRVRDNGSGIDREDLALALSRHATSKITDLEDLEAVATLGFRGEALASISSVARLALTSATDESGAGWQVTAAGRDMETELAPAPHPQGATVEVRDLFFNTPARRKFLRTEKTEFNHLEDVVKRLALSRYDVSFTLRHNGRAIHNWRGGASQPERERRVAQVCGPAFMDNAVHLDIERAGLRLWGWVALPTFSRSQADLQHFYVNGRSIRDKLVSHAVRQAYQDVLYHGRHPAFVLYLEVDPATVDVNVHPTKHEVRFRDGRTVHNFIFSSLHHALAEVSPGERLDHQAQQYQRPRADDPGQMSQQAPMPLAGSARPVGDWRQNYFPAAMQAAGGEQADTAIAEAPTPSYPSATASAHPVMDELSSAEGEIPPLGFAIAQLKGIYILAENAQGLIIVDMHAAHERITYERMKTAFAGGRIQAQPLLVPVTLAVSEKEAYCAEEHPETFAALGFELQRAGPESLLIRQIPSILHGAKVDQLVRDVLSDIIEHGSSERLAHHVNEILSTMACHGSVRANRKLTIAEMNALLRDMEATERSGQCNHGRPTWTLQSLDELDKLFMRGQ, encoded by the coding sequence ATGTCAAAAATCAAGCTGTTAAGCCCTCGCCTTGCCAACCAGATTGCTGCCGGTGAGGTGGTCGAGCGCCCCTCGTCGGTGATCAAAGAGTTGTTGGAAAACAGTCTGGACGCCGGAGCCACGCGCCTGGATGTCGAGGTCGAAGACGGCGGTGTGAAGCTGATGCGGGTGCGCGATAATGGCTCGGGTATTGATCGCGAAGATCTTGCCTTGGCGTTATCGCGTCACGCCACCAGTAAGATTACCGACTTGGAAGACCTGGAGGCGGTCGCTACCCTGGGGTTTCGCGGCGAGGCGCTGGCCAGTATCAGTTCGGTGGCGCGTTTAGCGCTCACCAGTGCCACCGATGAATCGGGGGCCGGTTGGCAGGTGACCGCTGCGGGCCGCGACATGGAAACCGAACTGGCGCCCGCCCCGCACCCGCAGGGTGCCACGGTAGAGGTGCGGGATTTATTTTTTAATACCCCGGCGCGACGTAAATTTTTGCGCACCGAAAAAACCGAATTCAATCATCTTGAGGATGTGGTAAAGCGTTTAGCGCTGTCGCGCTATGATGTCTCTTTTACTTTGCGCCATAACGGCCGCGCAATTCACAACTGGCGCGGCGGTGCCAGCCAGCCCGAGCGTGAACGCCGCGTGGCCCAGGTGTGCGGCCCGGCATTTATGGATAATGCGGTGCATCTGGATATCGAACGCGCTGGGTTGCGTTTGTGGGGGTGGGTGGCACTGCCAACCTTCTCCCGCTCGCAGGCGGATTTGCAGCACTTTTACGTCAATGGCCGCTCAATTCGCGACAAGCTGGTGAGCCATGCGGTGCGTCAGGCTTATCAAGATGTGCTCTACCACGGTCGCCATCCGGCATTTGTCTTGTACCTGGAGGTGGACCCAGCCACTGTGGATGTCAATGTGCACCCCACCAAGCACGAAGTGCGCTTTCGTGATGGCCGCACGGTGCACAATTTTATTTTCAGCTCTCTGCATCACGCCCTGGCAGAGGTATCGCCCGGCGAGCGCTTGGATCATCAGGCGCAGCAGTATCAGCGCCCGCGCGCCGATGACCCGGGGCAGATGTCGCAGCAAGCCCCCATGCCGCTGGCGGGTTCGGCGCGTCCCGTGGGGGACTGGCGGCAAAACTATTTTCCCGCCGCAATGCAGGCGGCCGGTGGTGAGCAGGCTGATACCGCTATTGCCGAGGCCCCGACACCTAGCTACCCTTCGGCCACGGCATCAGCGCATCCGGTGATGGATGAGTTGTCTTCTGCCGAAGGAGAAATTCCACCGCTGGGGTTTGCCATAGCGCAGCTGAAGGGTATTTATATACTTGCTGAAAATGCTCAGGGACTCATTATTGTAGATATGCATGCGGCCCACGAGCGCATTACTTACGAGCGCATGAAAACCGCCTTTGCCGGAGGCCGCATCCAGGCGCAGCCGCTTTTGGTGCCGGTGACTCTGGCGGTGAGCGAAAAAGAAGCCTATTGCGCTGAAGAGCACCCGGAGACCTTTGCGGCCCTGGGCTTTGAGCTTCAGCGCGCGGGGCCCGAATCGCTGCTGATTCGTCAGATTCCTTCAATTTTGCACGGCGCCAAGGTGGACCAACTGGTGCGCGATGTGTTGTCAGATATTATCGAGCACGGCAGTAGTGAGCGCTTGGCGCATCATGTCAATGAAATCCTCTCTACCATGGCTTGCCACGGTTCGGTGCGGGCCAATCGCAAGCTGACGATCGCCGAAATGAACGCTCTGTTGCGTGATATGGAGGCCACCGAACGCAGTGGTCAGTGCAATCACGGCCGCCCAACCTGGACTTTGCAGTCGCTGGATGAGTTGGACAAGCTCTTTATGCGTGGCCAGTAA